The window ATGGCAGCCCTCAATCCTATATAGCCATAGGTTTTGCCTGGATGTCAGTCCTCATCAATTAGACAGTCCACTCAAATTTTCAACTATGTGATGTATAGCAGTAGGTCCCAATTGCCCCAAAAGTTTTAATTAGGTCTAACTTGGCAGATTTTTGCTAATCAAATGACAAGTTTTACCTTAAAATAGTTCGATAGTATTTTCAATGAGAGAAAATCTTTGATCAAGCAATATGATCcagggccggcccaggcccagtgcaggAGGGGCAACCGTccagggcccaaaaaaattaggggcatcaaaattattagggtggtatatttacatatgtttttataagagtataaatttataaaatttgattcaaagacacataaatttaactagaagtggtgatttgtcatttgaaaataataagaGGTCTTGGGTTtaaaacaccatgtgtgcttatttactttcctttttttacaaattttttttataagagtataaatttagaaaattttgttaaaggatcaaaaagtttaattagaaacaatgatttttgttgtttaaaattaacaagtggtcctaagttcgaaatgctatgtgcatgtttattcttttcaatttttacaaatttttgtttggttggtaatttatttttagttactatctagtagctatgtgggttgttatttttaaatattcgttttaattcaagtctaatcttcaacaaagaataatacgtagaccaaatttgcaaattatatgacgtgtcatcaaaatgtttaatttagtacccattcattaataatacatattaattaaagattcgaaaacatcattattttttagtctAGTATTGACAagtttagtaaataagaaaaaaacacctcacgatttattcaaaaacacattcaaagttcaaatggaaaacaaaactcatcatctatctacttgtaagcccacagtttttttgtttccctctctcaatacaaaataaattagtttttctgtgtttctaaattattgagtttgaagtgtttttctaagtataattttttcgatgtcttatatgtgaaaataaataattttcttacatgaAGTTAGGGCATTTTTTTTTACGTCGTCCCGGGCCTAAAAAATCCCTTGATATGATCACATCTGTTGTTAAGTTAATCTCACAAAAAAACAGGAATTATGTACCAATTCATGTTGCTATCATGCTTGTGAGAGAGCTGCCGTGTTCCGCTAGGTTCATGATTTTGTAGCACACATGCAAACAACATAGAACTTATAAGCCATGTAAAGGACAAGTACAACATTAGGGTAGGTTGGgttggaggcagattgtctgccctcctaatTGTGGTGCTCTTCCATGCTCTCCTATTttgtacggtcacggttaagtcacgtcaacattttatattaattttttaatagagataataagacaaaaaattataaaattataaaatattaacgtagcTTAACCATGACCGCACAAATAAGAAGGCATGGAAGGACACCACAACTATGAGGGCAAACAATCTGCCTCCGATTGGGTTTCCCATATCTGATTTGTGATACGCTTAACTCCACTATAGGTGCAAGCCGGATTCATggcaataccaaattaggtgaAAAGGCTGCTCGGGTAATCGTTCATGCGGGGATTACTGGTGAGAGTCGATAACTCCATTGCGATGAATTAAAGAAAGTTGAGGATTCCTATTGCAGTTACTCTCCATACTTTGAAATGGTCCGTCGGATCATTCCTGCTTCCGCCATTGGTGGTGTATttacagtgtgtgtgtgtgtgcaagaaAACATTTGTTTGTCTACACCACGGTGAAGTATATTTAGTGATTACTGATCAGAAATCGGAGTGGTAAGCGAAAGTTCGATGGAGGAGAAATACATCCCAGTGATGAACATATAAAATGATTGAGAAAATTACAGCAATGGTTCTTCAACTTTAATCTGATTGGCGTAATGGttcccttaactaaaaatcagtgaccattggtcccttaattcatcaaaacgtgcaactatggTTCTTTTTGTCAACTCCGTCAGAACttccgtcaaaatgagtcaAAACCATTGTTACAATCGGGTTAAAGAGGGATCATTACTCCAATTGGGATAAAATTGAgaaaccattgctccaattgggaTAAAgtatgaccattgctacaattttctcatttggtttttcatatttgcccTTTAATTCAACCTCATGTGTGCTCATTTTGATGGAAATTTTGACAAAGTTgacaaaaattatcataacTACAGGTTTTAATGAGTCAAGGAATCAATGGTCACAAATTTTCAGTTGAGAAACTATTATTCCGAGGGTAATATGAGgagatcaaattttgtaaatcaaatgagtGTTTGtcgatgattagattattaattaaatatcgaatttaacgtgtttattttatATTGGTAACAAATTATTTGGTTTGCaattttggtttaaaattttgatctccctaacattatccttattccaattaaattaaagttaagagaccatTGCTAAAATTTCCTCAAAATGATTAGTTGGAAGCGGCTAGATAATTTTGCCATGTTACAAGTGAAGGAGAGGTGAGGGAAAAAACAGTCTATTTCTGTGCATTGGTTAAGAGAATTAAACCTTGCACCAAAGGTTCGGAGTTCGGTTCCCTCTCCTCCAGTATCATTTGTATCAAAAAAGATGCCCAGCTAGACAATATTGGTAGCTGATGTAATCATAACACTCTCTGTAAATGCAAACTGAGGTGGTAGAGCAGAGGTACACAACTATAAACCTGAGTTCGAATCCTTCTCCTTATGTCTCAATTAGTTCCGAAGAGTAGAATATTTCTggtattaaaaacaaaaaaaaaactaatattaatTTGTTCACAAGATAATAATATAAGCTGTATTTCCATCAATTTGTTTCTATTATACATATCACACAATCTCTAAACAATGGGTAAACAAAATACATCAATTTGTTGTCTTGTTCAAATATAAATAGTTACAACTTACAGCAGAGCAATTTCCTTCCTATGCATTGTGGTTACACTTACACAACGAAGGAAAAATAAATCGAGTCCTCCTCCTCCTATACGGTGTTAGCTTCTAACTCAAGTAACTTATATATGTTTTTGATTTCGAATGTCGACTGTTACAGAACACCCTTTCCACTCAATACGGGGAAAGGAGGCGGACCACAAAGTTACACCTGTTTTTTCCTACCACAGATCGATGAAGATGAATCAGGCGCGAAGAGCTGCAACCTTTTGTGTCAAACCATCAACTGACTCATCGTTGATCTCCGCAATTGCTTCCTCCTGTGGGAAAAATAATGATTATTTCCAAAGGAAAAGGGTGATGTACATCCATATAAGCATTTTACATAACGGATCCATCATTTTGCATCAGCTCTGAGCATCAACGCAACTTATCCTTTTTGAGCTGACGTAACAAACTACATGTCAGTAGCCTGGAATGGATTGATTAAAACAAGAACTATAAAGAGAGAAGCAACACAATACCATTACTAACGTTTTTATCACAATCCCAAACTTAATTTTATATTGCATCTGTTAATATATAAAGTGTGATTGCTCACTCAAGTTTTGAGACACCTTGATTTTCAGACAACCAGCGACCTTTGTAAGTGTAACGGAGATCTAGCACGAGATACTATGCAAGATGCCTGAGTCATGATCAAACAAGAGGAAGTGAGGTACATATGAAACGATGTTACTTACCTCCGAATCTTTTATTGGCTTTACACCTATGCACTTGGAAGCACTAATGCTGGCACTCTTCAATAGGCTACGACTAGTTACTGGTGTGTAGTTTGTCTTGCTAGGTCCATTTTGTCCATCGGCATTTACAGTGCCATCATTCTGATCTGACCCAGGAGGACTCTCAAGAGTTGAGGCAACAGAAGCAGCAGTCCTTTCCAAATCATTGTCTTGGACAGCATTCTCATTCTTGGGTCCACAAACCCGCTCTCTGATGAACAATATGACACATAAATTAAGATGAACTAATAAGGTAGAAGCTAGAAGTGATTTGATTTGTGCCTCAAGACATCTAAATCAAACTTAGTCCTTAAATGCTTATCCGAAACATACCTGGGCAAGGAAGCATGTTGCCTTTGGAGTGGAGGAGCACTCCTTTCACCTTTACCATGATGCTCCTCGAGATGTGCAAACTGCCGCTTGAATCGATCAACACCACTAGAATGACATAAACCGATGTTACAAGGTTAATAACTCCAAGCACCAAAAGTTCAGACTGGAGGCTTACAAAGCGAAATGGTGAATGGAAAACTACTATTATTATAAGCTAGATCAACtcaaggtttttgtttttgtttaggcCCAATGGCTGGAACACATAAACAGGAAGTGGCCCTCCCGTTTCCCATAAACCCCTCCCATGCATTGAGGTTCAACTGATTGAATAATCAAAAGAATATTTCATTATTCAGAAAATCAATAGCTTCCTCACCTAGGATACATAAAGCTAGTCTGATCTCCACCTCGGAGATACTCCTGCAGCATCTGTGGATGATACTCTAAAATCTGTTTCAACACAAGATTTGTTATAGCAAAAGCGAAGCGGAGGAAAACAGAATGCTAGAAAGCAACAAGTATAAACCTTTAAGGTCATACCTCCCTATAGATTAACTCTCTAACATCATCTTTTGTCAATTTCCTTCTTTCAAACTCAAACTCAAGTTTTGAAATGGGTTGGGTGGATGGCTCACGGTCAACATTTGCCAAACCATGAAAGTAAGGATCAGCTAATGCCTGCAAGCGTAAGCATTAGGGATTTATGAGGTACTGTGTTCCCAAGCAGTTTTGAAGGATGCATCATGGTATACAATATATGACATAAATGTTAAATGTTGCATGTACTCAAAGTACGTAACCTTACCTCTTCAGCTGTCAGACGATCTTTCGGGTCAAAGGCAAGGAGCCGCTCCAGTAGGCGAAGAGCCAATGGATCAGCACCAGGGAACTTATGTATGAAAGGAACTGGTTGTTTTTTCCGCATGCTACTCAGGTACCTTCTTGCTTTTTCATTCCGAATCTACCAGTGTCATGAAAAAGAAATTATTTGATGGGATAAAAAAGAATTTGGCAGTTACATATAGATGGCTTACTACGAGAATTGTAAGAGCAGACTGAGAAGTTCAGTGGCAGCCTGCTAAaagctttttcttaattttggctAGCACGAAACATAATTAGTGTGCCTGTTGATGACCGAGTAGATTTATTAGAATAAAATAACTAACCCTTGCAATGGATTCTGCAGACGGCATGCCAAGCAAATCAGTCATGAGATCCAATTGGTGCACCACATTTTTACCAGGAAATAGCGGTTTGCCAGTGACTATTTCCGCAAATATGCATCCTATGCTCCAAATATCAATTGCAGGAGTGTACTGCCATAATTATGGTCATAGAAATTAAATCTACAGTCTAAAATAAAGAATCCTCTTATCCTCCAATAGATATGTATATACAATATATGATCTTAGAAATGAAGTGTAGCTTACTTTTGAGAAAAATGAACCGCAAAGCTCAGGAGCACGGTACCATCGAGTTGCAACATAATCCTTCATAAAAGTAAGAAGCTTAGTCCACAAGAAGTATTGTTTATAGGCCTAGTATTTGCAActtataaattaaagaaaacagCGACTTCTAATTAGCAACCACAAAAATACAGATTTTAGGAGTTGTGTGGTGACAtgcattgatttgcataactgAACAACTTACTGTCCAAAAAATAGCAGACGGGGCATCATTGAAAGATACACGAGCAAGGCCAAAGTCGCATATCTTTAATTTGCAGTCAGCATTAGCAAGAATGTTTTTTGGCTTTAAATCTCGATGAAATACATTTGCTACAAGAAACAGaggaaaattaattaatagttATCATAACTACAGCAAAAGCCAAAAGAAATGAACGCAAAGTACCAACCTGTATGAATATACTTTAGGCCACGGAGAAGCTGGTACAAGAAAAACTGATAATGTTCAGGAGTAAGATCATCATTTGCCTTAATAACTTGGTGAAGGTCAGATTccatcaactcaaaaacaacataaatatcTCTGAACTCTCGTCGTGAAGGGGGAAGCATGATGTGCTTTATTTCAACAATATCAGGATGACGAAGCAAGCGAAGGAGCTTAATCTCTCTCAGGATCCTTGTAGCATCCGAAACATGCTCGAAAACAtcattaattttcttgattGCAACCTTTTCTCCAGTGTGCGTGTCAATTGCAGAACCCACGACACCATAACTTCCTTTCCCAATGACTTCCTGAACTTGGTATCGACTTGCCTCTCCATACTCGGTGAAGAATTCTGTTTCTAGATTACCCTGCATAAAGATCAACAACCATTATTTGCAATCAAAATAGACGGGATTATCTATAAACAAGCATAGAAAGAGTAAGGAAACAACAGAACATTTTCATCCCTTCAAATTCCATCCATCACTAGTTTGATCCAAAAATTGCTTTTTAAAGAATTCAAACAGAACTGCAAAAACTAGCACATTCTCAGGTTAATAAAAGAATTATCTTTGCAATAGGCTTATCGCTAAGTTGATTAAGAACATTCACTCTTTCATCCCCGAGGTCCCGAATTCCCCCTCCCCAATATCGTTGTATCAAAAGTCCACCTCTTTCTATCTCCAACACCATCAAGTTCAAAATTTTTGGAGGTATCCAATAAATTACCCCACCCCATTAACGGCTACAATTCAGTTTTGATTGGTGCATTTACGTAACCAATCAAATCCTAACAAAACAATCCACATTCAACCAAGCAGGAATCAAAAGCAAGAAAACCCAAATCAGATCAATACCCAGATGaacaaatccaaaaacaaaagaaacccagatcgtaaaaacacaaaaaaacagGTACCTTCTTCTGTGAATCCATGGGGTGAGAAGCTGTAAGGTCGGCCCTTGTGGGAACTCTGATGACCTTCAACCCCGAAATGTCAAAGTCGTCCTCAACCTCAAACTGCAACTGCTGCTGGTTCTCCCGGCCTCGTTTTTGTTCCCGCTGATGAGAATCGGACGGTTGGGCGCTTAAATCGGAGACGTGGCCATGGTTGTGATCATTGCCaagtttattaattttgttgttgttgttataatTATGATTAGTATTATAAGAGCGACGTTGAAACCAGCGACGAACACCCTCCACCAGAGTAGCTCCACTCCCCATATACTCTGcccgctctctctctcctctctcctctctcctctctcagcCACACAATTGCAGCATTGCccgctttctctctcctctcacaGCACTATTTTCTCGGAGATTTTCTTTCGGGTCCGATGGTCACTGCGTAGAGAGAGAGTTTTGAATAAGATGGAGACGGATGGCAGTGTCAATTGTCAGAACTTTACCAAGCTATGTATTTTCGGAGATgggtatttttcttttctgtacATTTACACATGATATGAAATCAATTGGTAATtcagaaaatttgaattttaacaaaaaagttGTTTTACTTACAACTGAATAAgaacttgtttgtttgtcacTGTTTTTAACGTGAATGTAAATgtttttagtaaaaaaatttttgagtttcaattttaaaagcatttgaaatgttttctgGAAAAAAATCGATATTCATTTATCTTTTTTTAagattagttttaaaaatattttcatcaaaagtgtTTTCAATGATTTTAATAGTATTTTCAAACGAGCCTTAAAAATCTAGACTATAATACCAAATGACTCACACCATTCCCAATggctatattttaaaaattgtcATGAATATgactaaaaaattgtttt is drawn from Malus domestica chromosome 14, GDT2T_hap1 and contains these coding sequences:
- the LOC103415365 gene encoding mitogen-activated protein kinase 9-like isoform X3 — translated: MGSGATLVEGVRRWFQRRSYNTNHNYNNNNKINKLGNDHNHGHVSDLSAQPSDSHQREQKRGRENQQQLQFEVEDDFDISGLKVIRVPTRADLTASHPMDSQKKGNLETEFFTEYGEASRYQVQEVIGKGSYGVVGSAIDTHTGEKVAIKKINDVFEHVSDATRILREIKLLRLLRHPDIVEIKHIMLPPSRREFRDIYVVFELMESDLHQVIKANDDLTPEHYQFFLYQLLRGLKYIHTANVFHRDLKPKNILANADCKLKICDFGLARVSFNDAPSAIFWTDYVATRWYRAPELCGSFFSKYTPAIDIWSIGCIFAEIVTGKPLFPGKNVVHQLDLMTDLLGMPSAESIARIRNEKARRYLSSMRKKQPVPFIHKFPGADPLALRLLERLLAFDPKDRLTAEEALADPYFHGLANVDREPSTQPISKLEFEFERRKLTKDDVRELIYREILEYHPQMLQEYLRGGDQTSFMYPSGVDRFKRQFAHLEEHHGKGERSAPPLQRQHASLPRERVCGPKNENAVQDNDLERTAASVASTLESPPGSDQNDGTVNADGQNGPSKTNYTPVTSRSLLKSASISASKCIGVKPIKDSEEEAIAEINDESVDGLTQKVAALRA
- the LOC103415365 gene encoding mitogen-activated protein kinase 9-like isoform X1, with product MGSGATLVEGVRRWFQRRSYNTNHNYNNNNKINKLGNDHNHGHVSDLSAQPSDSHQREQKRGRENQQQLQFEVEDDFDISGLKVIRVPTRADLTASHPMDSQKKGNLETEFFTEYGEASRYQVQEVIGKGSYGVVGSAIDTHTGEKVAIKKINDVFEHVSDATRILREIKLLRLLRHPDIVEIKHIMLPPSRREFRDIYVVFELMESDLHQVIKANDDLTPEHYQFFLYQLLRGLKYIHTANVFHRDLKPKNILANADCKLKICDFGLARVSFNDAPSAIFWTDYVATRWYRAPELCGSFFSKYTPAIDIWSIGCIFAEIVTGKPLFPGKNVVHQLDLMTDLLGMPSAESIARIRNEKARRYLSSMRKKQPVPFIHKFPGADPLALRLLERLLAFDPKDRLTAEEALADPYFHGLANVDREPSTQPISKLEFEFERRKLTKDDVRELIYREILEYHPQMLQEYLRGGDQTSFMYPSGVDRFKRQFAHLEEHHGKGERSAPPLQRQHASLPRERVCGPKNENAVQDNDLERTAASVASTLESPPGSDQNDGTVNADGQNGPSKTNYTPVTSRSLLKSASISASKCIGVKPIKDSEYLVLDLRYTYKGRWLSENQGVSKLERKQLRRSTMSQLMV
- the LOC103415365 gene encoding mitogen-activated protein kinase 9-like isoform X2, which gives rise to MGSGATLVEGVRRWFQRRSYNTNHNYNNNNKINKLGNDHNHGHVSDLSAQPSDSHQREQKRGRENQQQLQFEVEDDFDISGLKVIRVPTRADLTASHPMDSQKKGNLETEFFTEYGEASRYQVQEVIGKGSYGVVGSAIDTHTGEKVAIKKINDVFEHVSDATRILREIKLLRLLRHPDIVEIKHIMLPPSRREFRDIYVVFELMESDLHQVIKANDDLTPEHYQFFLYQLLRGLKYIHTANVFHRDLKPKNILANADCKLKICDFGLARVSFNDAPSAIFWTDYVATRWYRAPELCGSFFSKYTPAIDIWSIGCIFAEIVTGKPLFPGKNVVHQLDLMTDLLGMPSAESIARIRNEKARRYLSSMRKKQPVPFIHKFPGADPLALRLLERLLAFDPKDRLTAEEALADPYFHGLANVDREPSTQPISKLEFEFERRKLTKDDVRELIYREILEYHPQMLQEYLRGGDQTSFMYPSGVDRFKRQFAHLEEHHGKGERSAPPLQRQHASLPRERVCGPKNENAVQDNDLERTAASVASTLESPPGSDQNDGTVNADGQNGPSKTNYTPVTSRSLLKSASISASKCIGVKPIKDSEISVTLTKVAGCLKIKVSQNLRGSNCGDQR